One part of the Vicia villosa cultivar HV-30 ecotype Madison, WI linkage group LG6, Vvil1.0, whole genome shotgun sequence genome encodes these proteins:
- the LOC131609078 gene encoding SAGA-associated factor 29 homolog A-like isoform X1, which produces MSSPDIASILENSKELDRLRKDQEDVLSEINKLHKKLQTTPEMVEKPGDNSLAKLKLLYTQAKDLSDAEANLSTMLISQLDTLLPPGPQGQPRRRLEGNEQKRKRVKTESDISRLTPSMRNQLEACASLKGEQVAARVTPRNADKDEWFVVKVIHFDKELKEFEVLDEEPGDDEDSSGQRQYKLPMGNIIPFPKNNDPSSAQDFPPGKHVLAVYPGTTALYKATVVHGHRRRKTDDYVLEFDDDEEDGSLPQRTVPFHKVVPLPEGHRQ; this is translated from the exons ATGTCGTCTCCGGACATTGCGTCAATTTTGGAGAACTCGAAGGAACTGGATCGGTTAAGAAAAGATCAGGAGGATGTTCTATCGGAGATCAACAAGCTTCACAAGAAGCTTCAAACCA CTCCTGAAATGGTTGAGAAGCCTGGAGATAACTCGTTAGCAAAGCTGAAATTGTTGTATACTCAAGCAAAAGATCTTTCAGACGCGGAAGCAAA TCTTTCCACTATGTTGATAAGCCAACTTGATACCTTGCTTCCTCCGGGACCGCAAGGACAACCACGAAGGAGATTAG AAGGCAATGAGCAGAAAAGGAAACGAGTTAAGACTGAGTCAGACATTTCAAGGTTAACTCCAAGTATGAGAAATCAACTTGAGGCTTGTGCCAGTCTTAAGGGTGAACAG GTGGCTGCTAGGGTCACACCACGTAATGCGGATAAGGATGAATGGTTTGTTGTAAAAGTGATTCATTTTGATAAAGAATTAAAGGA ATTTGAAGTACTTGATGAGGAACCTGGTGATGATGAAGATAGCAGTGGCCAAAG GCAATACAAGCTTCCCATGGGAAATATCATTCCTTTCCCCAAGAATAATGATCCTTCTAGTGCCCAAGACTTCCCTCCTGGAAAACATGTTTTGGCAGTCTATCCAGGAACTACTGCACTTTACAAAGCAACAGTTGTTCATGGCCATCGCAGG AGGAAGACAGATGA TTATGTGTTGGAGTTTGATGATGACGAAGAAGACGGGTCTCTTCCACAAAGGACAGTGCCCTTCCACAAAGTGGTTCCTCTACCAGAAGGACATCGACAATAA
- the LOC131609078 gene encoding SAGA-associated factor 29 homolog B-like isoform X2 — MSSPDIASILENSKELDRLRKDQEDVLSEINKLHKKLQTTPEMVEKPGDNSLAKLKLLYTQAKDLSDAEANLSTMLISQLDTLLPPGPQGQPRRRLGNEQKRKRVKTESDISRLTPSMRNQLEACASLKGEQVAARVTPRNADKDEWFVVKVIHFDKELKEFEVLDEEPGDDEDSSGQRQYKLPMGNIIPFPKNNDPSSAQDFPPGKHVLAVYPGTTALYKATVVHGHRRRKTDDYVLEFDDDEEDGSLPQRTVPFHKVVPLPEGHRQ, encoded by the exons ATGTCGTCTCCGGACATTGCGTCAATTTTGGAGAACTCGAAGGAACTGGATCGGTTAAGAAAAGATCAGGAGGATGTTCTATCGGAGATCAACAAGCTTCACAAGAAGCTTCAAACCA CTCCTGAAATGGTTGAGAAGCCTGGAGATAACTCGTTAGCAAAGCTGAAATTGTTGTATACTCAAGCAAAAGATCTTTCAGACGCGGAAGCAAA TCTTTCCACTATGTTGATAAGCCAACTTGATACCTTGCTTCCTCCGGGACCGCAAGGACAACCACGAAGGAGATTAG GCAATGAGCAGAAAAGGAAACGAGTTAAGACTGAGTCAGACATTTCAAGGTTAACTCCAAGTATGAGAAATCAACTTGAGGCTTGTGCCAGTCTTAAGGGTGAACAG GTGGCTGCTAGGGTCACACCACGTAATGCGGATAAGGATGAATGGTTTGTTGTAAAAGTGATTCATTTTGATAAAGAATTAAAGGA ATTTGAAGTACTTGATGAGGAACCTGGTGATGATGAAGATAGCAGTGGCCAAAG GCAATACAAGCTTCCCATGGGAAATATCATTCCTTTCCCCAAGAATAATGATCCTTCTAGTGCCCAAGACTTCCCTCCTGGAAAACATGTTTTGGCAGTCTATCCAGGAACTACTGCACTTTACAAAGCAACAGTTGTTCATGGCCATCGCAGG AGGAAGACAGATGA TTATGTGTTGGAGTTTGATGATGACGAAGAAGACGGGTCTCTTCCACAAAGGACAGTGCCCTTCCACAAAGTGGTTCCTCTACCAGAAGGACATCGACAATAA
- the LOC131611409 gene encoding GDSL esterase/lipase At5g14450-like, which yields MGLSILFAVFFLSCVSLVELKDSSPSCAFPAIYNFGDSNSDTGGISAAFVPIPAPYGEGFFHKPFGRDSDGRVILDFIAEKVNLPYLSAYLNSLGTNYRHGANFATGGSTIRKQNETIFQYGISPFSLDIQIVQFNQFKARTKQLYQEAKDSVERSKLPVPEEFSKALYTFDIGQNDLSVGFRKMSFDQIRETMPDIVNQLASAVKNIYEQGGRSFWIHNTGPVGCLPVNLFYKHSVPAGYFDPYGCVNDQNVMAVEFNKHLKERVVKLRTELPEAAITYVDVYAAKYGLISNTKNEGFVDPMKICCGYHVNDTHIWCGNLGTANGKDVYGTSCDKPSMYVSWDGVHYAEAANQWVASRILNGSFTDPPTPISQACYRH from the exons ATGGGGTTAAGTATACTGTTTGCTGTGTTCTTCCTATCTTGTGTAAGCCTTGTGGAACTCAAAGACTCCTCACCTTCTTGTGCTTTTCCTGCAATCTACAACTTTGGAGACTCTAACTCTGACACTGGAGGCATATCAGCTGCATTTGTACCAATTCCTGCACCATATGGTGAAGGTTTTTTTCATAAACCTTTTGGAAGAGACAGTGATGGTCGTGTCATTCTTGATTTCATAG CTGAGAAGGTAAACTTGCCATATTTAAGTGCTTATCTGAATTCACTTGGAACCAATTATAGACATGGAGCAAACTTTGCAACTGGTGGATCTACCATTAGGAAGCAGAATGAGACTATATTCCAATATGGAATAAGTCCATTCTCTCTTGATATTCAAATTGTCCAGTTCAACCAGTTTAAAGCAAGAACCAAACAACTTTACCAAGAAG CCAAAGATTCTGTTGAAAGAAGCAAGCTTCCGGTGCCGGAGGAATTCTCTAAGGCACTTTACACATTTGATATTGGTCAAAATGATCTCTCTGTTGGGTTTAGGAAGATGAGCTTTGATCAAATTCGTGAAACTATGCCGGATATAGTTAATCAGTTAGCTTCTGCAGTCAAA AATATATATGAACAAGGAGGGAGGTCATTTTGGATCCACAACACTGGCCCCGTTGGATGTTTACCCGTGAACCTATTTTACAAGCACAGTGTTCCAGCAGGCTATTTTGACCCGTATGGATGCGTAAATGATCAAAATGTGATGGCTGTAGAATTCAACAAGCACCTTAAGGAAAGAGTGGTGAAGCTCAGAACAGAACTTCCGGAAGCTGCAATTACTTATGTTGATGTTTACGCCGCAAAATATGGATTAATCAGCAATACCAAAAACGAAG GATTTGTGGATCCAATGAAGATCTGTTGTGGCTATCATGTGAATGATACACATATATGGTGTGGAAATTTAGGAACAGCAAATGGGAAAGATGTGTATGGTACTTCTTGTGACAAGCCATCCATGTATGTGAGTTGGGATGGTGTTCATTATGCTGAAGCTGCTAACCAGTGGGTTGCAAGTCGAATACTCAATGGCAGTTTCACTGACCCGCCAACACCAATTTCTCAAGCATGTTATAGGCATTAA